The following coding sequences are from one Pongo abelii isolate AG06213 chromosome 3, NHGRI_mPonAbe1-v2.0_pri, whole genome shotgun sequence window:
- the LOC100442147 gene encoding mortality factor 4-like protein 1, with amino-acid sequence MAPKQDPKPKFQEGELVLCFHGPLLYEAKCVKVAIKDKQVKYFIHYSGWNKNWDEWVPESRILKYVDTNLQKQRELQKANQEQYAEGKMRGAAPGKKTSGLQQKNIEVKTKKNKQKTPGNGDGGSTRETPQPPWKKRAQVDPTIENEETFMNRVEVKVKIPEELKPWLVDDWDLITRQKQLFYLPAKKNVDSIPDDYANYKKSRGNTVNKEYEVNEVVAGIKEYFNVMLGTQLLYKFERPQYAKILADHPDAPMSQAYGVPHLLRLFVQIGAMLVYTPLDEKSLALLLNYLHDFLKYLAKNSATLFSANDYEVAPPEYHRKAV; translated from the coding sequence ATGGCGCCAAAGCAGGACCCGAAGCCTAAATTCCAGGAGGGTGAGCTAGTGCTGTGCTTTCATGGGCCTCTTCTTTATGAAGCAAAGTGTGTAAAGGTTGCCATAAAGGATAAACAAGTGAAATACTTTATACATTACAGTGGTTGGAATAAAAATTGGGATGAGTGGGTTCCGGAGAGCAGAATACTCAAATATGTGGACACCAATTTGCAGAAACAGCGAGAACTTCAAAAAGCCAATCAGGAGCAGTATGCAGAGGGGAAGATGAGAGGGGCTGCCCCAGGAAAGAAGACATCTGGTCTGCAACAGAAAAATAttgaagtgaaaacaaaaaagaacaaacagaaaacacctGGAAATGGAGATGGTGGCAGTACCCGTGAGACCCCTCAGCCTCCTTGGAAGAAAAGGGCCCAGGTAGATCCTACTATTGAAAATGAGGAAACATTCATGAACAGAGTTGAAGTTAAAGTAAAGATTCCTGAAGAGCTAAAACCGTGGCTTGTTGATGACTGGGACTTAATTACCAGGCAAAAACAGCTCTTTTATCTTCCTGCCAAGAAGAATGTGGATTCCATTCCTGATGATTATGCAAATTACAAGAAATCTCGTGGAAACACAGTTAATAAGGAGTATGAGGTTAATGAAGTTGTGGCAGGGATAAAAGAATACTTCAACGTAATGTTGGGCACCCAGCTACTCTACAAATTTGAGAGACCACAGTATGCCAAAATTCTTGCAGATCATCCCGATGCACCCATGTCCCAGGCATATGGAGTGCCACATCTCCTGAGATTATTTGTACAAATTGGAGCAATGTTGGTCTATACACCTCTGGATGAGAAGAGCCTTGCTTTATTACTCAATTATCTTCACGATTTCCTAAAGTATCTGGCAAAGAATTCTGCAACTTTGTTTAGTGCCAACGATTATGAAGTGGCTCCTCCTGAGTACCATCGTAAAGCTGTGTGA